A genomic stretch from Vicia villosa cultivar HV-30 ecotype Madison, WI unplaced genomic scaffold, Vvil1.0 ctg.000488F_1_1, whole genome shotgun sequence includes:
- the LOC131628887 gene encoding uncharacterized protein LOC131628887 has protein sequence MDGSMVIDTPASGSVTTNFVCKGCPMIIFDKSLVMDLVCLPLHQIELILGMNWLEFNYVHMNYFNKMLRFPKFGDGGELMLLNAKQLSECIRDEAVIFAMFASLQSNHEVTCVELPVVCEFPEVFSDDIGDFPLECEV, from the coding sequence ATGGATGGTAGTATGGTAATAGATACTCCTGCCAGTGGTTCTGTTACTACTAATTTTGTTTGTAAGGGATGTCCTATGATTATCTTTGATAAGAGTTTGGTGATGGATTTGGTGTGTCTACCCCTACACCAAATCGAATTGATTcttggaatgaactggttggagttcaactatGTTCATATGAATTATTTCAATAAGATGTTGAGGTTTCCCAAGTTTGGTGATGGTGGGGAACTGATGTTGTTGAATGCTAAGCAATTAAGTGAATGCATTAGAGATGAAGCTGTGATATTTGCAATGTTTGCATCATTGCAAAGTAATCATGAAGTTACATGTGTTGAACTTCCAGTTGTTTGTGAATTTCCTGAAGTATTTTCAGATGATATAGGTGATTTTCCTCTGGAATGTGAAGTGTAA